The sequence ATAATAAATAGAGACTTTTATTTGCAAATGGTTGCTTTTTAGAAACGCGTAAGACTCTATCTTTTGTAACAAGTCTTAGCAGTCaacttgtagtttaatattgcACCAGAGAACTAAGATGAATAATGCTTTTTCCAAGAAGTTTATTTGCAGCTTCATACGTAACTACAAAcgccatataataaaattattaaaggaaATAGAGAAGAATATACAAGTTTAAAACATAAGTAGGGCAGAATATAAAGACGTTTACTTTTGGGATTACGCAAGTGTTGTTTTTATTGAAGgcttaaataaaaagaaaagaaatacaaatgTTTACAAGCCCATATACAGGCTAGTTGTTAAGGGGTTACAGAAACCCAGTGGAGTAACACAAATATCGATGAGCGATAGCCAATAATATTAAGGCAACACATCAAAGAAACTCGATGAAACCGAAGTAGGAGGCAAAGAGACAGACGACGATACTTAGCACACCAGGAGTTGCAGGAGTGGCTTACCATCGTTGCAGAAGGGAAGAGGAGAGGCGAGGGTTTTTCCAGTCTGTAGCTCGCACATCCGTTTTCGAATGACCGAGTCAATGAGGTGGAGGATTGAGTCAGCTGTTCTGAATGcatccattttaaaaaaaaaaactgagattACGCAAGTTGTGTTACTTGTGTATATTAATGAAGGGTAAAGAATAGCAAACAATAAATAGGAGTAATAGTTGAGAATATATTATGAGCAAGAGGaagataaaaacaaacaaaaaaagctcAAGAAGTTAATAATGGCAAAGTAGCTTTGTTGCCACGATCCATTTAGAATTGATCATGTTTTGCTAAGATACAGAGTAGTggcttttaccaaaaaaaaaaacagactaGTGGCAAAAGTacatacaaaatacaaaattgtATTTTGTTTATGCAATCAAATACTGATCGATCTTGTTTTGTGACAGCATGAATTTGAAGTAAACACTATATAACACAACTTGACTATAACGAGTTCCTCGCAATCGTGCATACATCTACGTGGGGCTTTTGGCCACTATTTCACAGTATGGTGATGATGACGTTACagattttctctctttgttacAGGTTGAAAAACACAGGATAGGagaggaagaaggaagaagaacacTCGGCACACACTTGTTCTCTGTGTTCTTCAAGCTGGTAGTAGAGAAAACCAACTTGTAGACCCAAAAAAACTAGTATCTCATTAAAGCGTATGGGACTGGTTTAGGCCTGAGAATTTTACTGGGATCAAAACCgaaactaaaccaaaatatGAACGAGTATTGAATTAGAATAGATTGCATATCTGAACGGGTATCCGAACATAAGTGAACATATTTATCAAGAAGTTGTGTTTTTGCATAGGACACACTAGTATCAAAGATTGGTCCAAGTATATTATGCCACCTAAAACGATCTAATATATCAACCTAAAAACAATGGTCTAATACATcgaaattaaaaactataatcaGAAATCCTTGAGTATGTAGTAAAAATTAAAGTGGGAGTAACTCCATTAGAGCATGCGCAACTGTGAGGCTGGGAGGTCAAATCCTTAGGAttagaatattaattttttttttttttactttttgaatagttaaggattgTAATTAAAAATGATGTGTGCAATGGTGTCACCTACATTGAATCCTAGCTCAACCATTCAGCATCAAATTTTTGGTCAATCATGAATCAATGGAAAGTCTAACTTCAAGGATCAAGCTGAGTATGAAACCAATTTGCGCTATTCAATTCGATCATGGCAGAAAATCAATTTGTAACTATATTTTCACTATAAACATTTTCTTCTAAAACAGGGGAGTTGAACACTGATAACAAAAGCTAGGTTGTGAACGTGGACTACAACACGCTGAAGACCTCAGGAGGCCAAACAAGATACACCAAAACTGAAAATAGGATATTAAAAAACGTCACCTGAAATTGGTGACACAGACAGAATGTATGCCAGCATCAGCCGCTGCACGGCACGCTACGGGGACAACATCAAACACCTGTGTTTAACAAACGTGAAAATTCTCCAGGTGAATTTTACAAAGCAAAAGTCCAAGATAAGTTAACGATGGGCCGAGAGATtgtatgaaaagaaaaaattaattacCACGAAATCAGTTTTGATAGAATGAAGCCACTCCACTTCTGTTTTCAAGATTTCAGCTCGAGGAACCACAGTTGTTTCCACATACTGTGGAAGTGGCAGCATCACAAAAAGTGTAAAGCTCATAAACTGGAAATTGCAATCAAGATAAAACCAATAATCATTTACAAGTGATCACATTAGTTAAAACCTTTTCTAAGGAGGCAAGACGATCTACAGTCAGAGCACCAGCTTGCACAGCTCCACAGTCCAAAAGAACCTAACAATCGCCAATTAATCAATATATCCTTATGTTTCCAGTAAACAATTGAAAGAGTAAGCAAGTAAATGATCGATAGAAACCTTTCGAATCTTAAGCCTAGGAGACTGAATCTCGGAAATCAGGCGCGCCGGTGACGACATGAACGTCGTGCCCGGCCGCGATCAAGTGACGGACAACCTGAATTGCCACAAATTAGCCACGATCGAACTAACGCAGTAGTCACAGATAAGAATGATGCAGAGAGAGAGGGTGAGAAGGAAAACCCCGACGACGCGGCTGGCGTGACCGAAGCCGTGTCCAGTGACGTAGTAAGCGAAGACCAGGTGCTTTCTAGAAGCTGAGACGCCTTCGTTATCGTCAATCTTCATTTTCTTCGACGGGAAAATATCTCTCCGACGATCGCTGaggggaagaagaagactgaTTCTAAAGAACTAATAAATCTCCAGCTTTAACGAACGATCCACTCAAATTCGGCCACGTACCACAAGGATTAAGTCCTTAAACCTCCTAATTACGGACCAATCCTTACGTTTATTAgcctaaatattattattatattaaaactaacATATGCTTTAGCGTTAAGGATTCGGGATGAACCCCCGTTGCGGACGCTCTTATAACCCTCAACTTTGAATTTAATAGGGCATGTTTTTTTTCCACActcaaatcattatatttaaattaaaataagatgtgaagcatctttatctttcaaatacatattattgaaatatttcaTACTAGTATATCTCCGTGTTTCGCACGGACATGTTCAATATAGAAGTaagatgaacataaaatatttattttttcgtttCCAAAACAATGAAAAAGTATCAGATATGAAAGTTCAGGGGAAATATATCTTGCAAAAAtacaactaaaatatatttttggtcaaatactactaaaatattaagattgcttttgtaaataactaaggTTGGTATTTCttgtatattttttcttataatcgtattttttcatttttcttttctaatgatattttttattttcaaatttttgtttgtGAGAAAATCTACAAAAATTGGTAacattatataagaaaaaaaagtctATTTTGATATGaaagtaaacataaataatatctCTGTAagactacaaaaatatttaaaaataaagaaaactaaTCTGAGATTTGGTTTTGATATAGAAAGTAAACATGAGCCATCGTTATTTAAGCTCCATTTTCTAACTTGTAGTGCCTTTCAAGTTTATTAGAGGCTTGTAAATCTGTTTTAAGGTGAGTTTGTTACATTCTTTCCTTGATTTGTCACCATCAcgaccaataaaaatttctagcAAATCCAAAATAATTTAATCTATTTTAGAATAATATTGATCAAATGTTATTGATCAAATGTATTACATAAAAAaggtaaatattataaaaaggtTAGAGGAGGTAAAGATTAACATGATGCAAATTATGATTTTAGTATTGAAGAATTTGAGTGTATTACTATTTAGTCTCACTAACCTTGAGTTCGATCTTCATCGGTTAACTCTGCATTAATCGCCACCATAGAAACTTGTGTTTTTTCTTAgccatttaaaatatttttttcttggagAATAAAAGCCATTGATTTGTCTGGTTAGAAAATTACATTGAATGCAGGTAGAGATGAATATATAGCATCGTGAGTCAAACTTCCTTTGCATATACCAGTTTCTAAAATTGTGTGATCATGAAATAGTGGAAGATATATTAGGAActttgtttatcaattttttttattttatatgtatcagTTACGTtaataactgttttttttttgcattgaaGTTTTTTTCTACATTTGTAGTTTTTCTTTAAATGTTAAGCCatgtatcaaaattttattagtcATATAACTCGTgctttattatataaaagatgtCAATTGGCATTCTATTAGGTTGTTTCCATTTTACGTTTAAAGAATACCAGATTTTACGtacattttcaatttataatggGAAagtatgttttagattttttaaaaattatattgcaTCCGAACTGATCAGAAATTACCAAATCCGATCTTTTCATCAATGGTATAAAATTCAATTTCTACCATTAAGATTGTTACTTTTAGGTGGTTGCGTTTTTGCAatgtatttcaatatttttattatagcaAATTCTCTCTTGTTTTGTATATTCTCAGAATAAACTATATGTGTGCTTTCTGAAACAGCAGTCTGTTTCTAAAAACCTTTTAAAAAGCAAATTAAATTCCTAGAGCTCAAAGATTAACCTTCACAGGAGACGTGGGTTAGGCTTGATAAGACTGTGGTCTTTTAGTCCGTTCCACAATGCTCTTGCACATTATATTGGTGTCCAATATTGCgactaattaataaaaatagttgaataCAATAATGGTCTAAAAAAAGAATTTTCctatttgtaaattaatataattaaatccTCGAAACTCAGAGTCTTCTTTCCAAAGTAAATGACAACATGTGCTGCCTTAAGAATGATTCAAGAAAATTTGATCGTGGAATGAACTTAGTTTACATGTTGTTGACTTGACTTGTTACCGTTGTCCTATAATACTTAACAAGAAACTGCGACATTTTTCATTCACTTGCACATTGTCTCCTTGTCTCCAAACATCCAAACAAAAACCTTAAAAATGGCCGTCCAAGAACCATTGGTTCCGCACCATCAAGTGTTTCTTAATTTCCGAGGAGAGGAGCTTCGTGACGGTTTCGTCAGTTATCTGGAGACTGCATTGAAAAACGCTGGGATCAATGTGTTCATAGACAAAAATGAAATGAGGGGAGAAGATCTAACCGTTCTTTTCCGTAGGATCGAAGAATCAAAGATTGCGTTGGTCGTGTTCTCGAGAAGGTACATGGAATCAAAATGGTGTTTGAACGAGCTGGTGAAGATCAAAGAATGTGTCGAAGAAAAGAAACTTGTGGCCTTTCCCATATTCTTTAAGGTCAACCCAATTGAGTTAGAAGAACTTTTCTATGATGCACGTGAGATTCATAGCAATGTGCAGACTCACATTATGGAGAAATGGAAGGTGGCATTGGAGTGTATTAAGTCAAAGATGGGCTTGACTTTGAAGGAACAGAGGTATTGCTTTGGATCCCTTTGTTTGAAAATGTGCTATTTTCTCTGATGGAAATCCTTGGATATGACATTCTTTTATGGGAAACAATTAgttatagaaaagaaaaaaacaattatttatagGGGAAAAACTATAGTCTATGTCATTTTAGGTATTCAATTCATTTCAACAAAATTTTGTTGGTAGCTAGACATCTTAAGCATGTATAGTCGAATGCAGAGTGTCTCTAGGCCTCTTGCATATTATGATTAGGGTGGTTGGTAACTTGGTATGCTTTCATGTTATCAACTTTTGATGTGGCAATGAAGATAAGCATGGAAGGACTTGTAATGAACCATATAGAATGTAAAtcttttttagaaatttgaCATTCGAccaattttttcatttttgtaaattttgactAAAATAACAATGTCCATTTCAAATTTAACCTAAAACAGCTATAAAGTTATGAAACCAAATACTTATTAaattagattaaaattaaatattgggTAAAccagatttgatttttaatttatttaaaattcccaaaaattgaaattattttaattgatttataaattcatatattttaaatattttaaaactagacataggatttaagaagaaaaatggtaatcttcatatttgattttaaacctttactaaattattttaaaaaagttattggATGGAAATCAAATAGTACTGACCGGTTAACAGAATTTTGGACATAAGAGCTGCCAGCCAATAAAATTTCCACttctattttggtttggttaatttggttttgtgatgcttttggttttggtataaGACCAAAAAGAtgtagtaaaaattttaaaatttaagacaTAATTCTATTGATAATAAATATACGAAAactcttatataaatatatggttccatttaaattataaattaataactagTATCTGATTTAAAACAATAAGAGGGTGTGTATTCAATTTAGAAGTTGATGTGGTATGTTTTTAGTACATCTTTAGATGATTTAGGTGAAATGAGAATTtgctatatttttttgtgaaatcaCTGTAGAATATTATCTACAACTATgaatataactagattttgacatgAGTTTTAAAAGcacatgattattttttttttgttacaaaattaatataatataaattataactgCATCcataattatgtattttaggttttatataaaatattattattattattattaacaatactctgtattttaaatattatgattaatattctgtattttaaatattttaaagtaaaataatttatggataaatgtcatttttagttttatcatGGAGGAATTTCATGGTTACCACTTTTATGATACCattattcatctttaccaccattaaagagacattttcaaaaaattatttttcattaagtgacaaaaaactCCTATACTcttgttctatatatatatatatatatatatatatatatatatatataacaattatttaaataaataaatagaaaatgaaataaatatttttttttatgttttcgaattatactttttcaaattcgaatgtttttataatttttttttttgaaatttttgcgcattttgtttttcaaaatttctttttgaaaaaaaaaaattatgttcgaaactatttttaaaatttttcatattttttttaagtatattcatatatttattaaaatcctaaatttcacattccaaaaattctactccaccctttaactctaaaccctaagtctaggttagttaaccctaggagtataaatgtcttttatacATCATTAAAACTAAGAgtaaaaatggttagtgtaaacataaaaagTGGTATTATAAATGTGGTGTTTGTGGCAATTTCCTTTTTATCATATGTgtaaaagaatatattttagtcataaaTTTGTGAAGCATTAATTTTAAgatgttaataaattaatattttaggtTTGTGAAgagttatttttaatataaattgcaacaaaaaaattatacttatccaattaatttttataaattttttatagttaTGACGCAATAtcgtaatttaaaaaattacttttaataAGAGAATCATTGTATGTTTAATATGTATTGTGTtgctatataatattttttgttttacggAATAACATGTgttcatataaaattttatttttaattaatattttatagtcaaaataaaattacatataataTAACTATATGATAATTAGAATTTGATATAGAATAATCCATTTATTTGTTGTGTCTTacatttgatttaatttatttttaacatattaaaattaaaatcgaatAATACATCTTCTAACATGTTTCGAACTGGTCAAATTTttaatctataatttttaatataaatgagttaatatatttgttaaaaCTGGCTCGTATTTAATTAGTATATTGTATGATTGATGAAATAACTCCTAAAAATCTAGGGAGAATtccatgtttaccactttcatgatactattattcatttttaccaccctaaaagaacattttcaaaaatatattcttcattaagtggaaAAAGAGTCTTATAtccttgttttatatatatatataataaataattatttaaataaattaaaaataaatttaaaaaataataaaaaatattttttttatgtttctgaattatacttttcaaattcgaatttttttaaactattttttttgaaactatttttttcattaatttttttttgaactatttttttttaaataatatttttttaaagaattttatttatatatttattagaatcctaaatttcacatttcaaaaaacCTATCCCACCCTTCAATTTTGaatcctaagtctagattagttaacggTATGgatataaatgtcttttacccttcattaaaagtgagggtaaaaatggttagtgtaaacatgaaaagtggtactataaaTGTAGTATTTGTGGTAATTTCCCAAAAATCTATAATAGTAAAAGTATCAAGGGAAATTAGCAAAAATAATACattcataataatattttttcatgtttacactaaccatttttaACTATACTTTTAAATagggaaattttttttataaccctagggttaactaatctagactttgAGTTTGGAGTTGGGGTGTGTaaagtttttggaatgtgaaatttaggattctaataaatatataaataaatacttaaaaaatataaaaagtttcaaaaagaattatcgacctttaaaaagaaatttatgaaaaaaaattcaaaaaaataattcgaaaacatagtttttttttatttaaataattatttattatatatatagaacaaaGGTATAAAAATCGTTTGCCTTTTATTGAAGAGATACTTTTGAAAATATATCTTTAGTGGTGATAAACATGAATATCAATCATAACCCATTCCACTATACTACAAACTAATGtaaatttagttaatttaaaatatttt is a genomic window of Brassica napus cultivar Da-Ae chromosome C9 unlocalized genomic scaffold, Da-Ae chrC09_Random_68, whole genome shotgun sequence containing:
- the LOC125595193 gene encoding disease resistance protein RBA1-like, which encodes MAVQEPLVPHHQVFLNFRGEELRDGFVSYLETALKNAGINVFIDKNEMRGEDLTVLFRRIEESKIALVVFSRRYMESKWCLNELVKIKECVEEKKLVAFPIFFKVNPIELEELFYDAREIHSNVQTHIMEKWKVALECIKSKMGLTLKEQRYCFGSLCLKMCYFL